gattggcccagtcgatcctccccggccagaatacgaaaacaggccaaagCGTTCGCAAAGCGCCCGGCGGGtgctttaccactacgccacggagacggCTATGAAAACAAGATTGTCGTGAAAGGCTAATTGTTGATGGGCTCACAGACAGGATTCACTTGTGTATGTCTCCATACCGGGGTCCTCAGGCGAGATTTCTTGTTTCTCCTAATCAACATGAAGAAAATTATGGTGTTGACGGACATGAGACAAGCGTAGAAGAAGGCTTCGTGAGAGGCTCGGTGCTTGAAGGCCCCCGTGGCAGAGCTCAGGCTGGTTAGTCCTGCAAAGAGCCACAAGCCGGCAGTAATTGTGAAGAGATTGGCTGCCTGTAGTGAAGACTTCATGGCCATCGGGGCCTGCGAGTAAGCAAAGTCCATGCCAGAGACTGTGAAGAGGACATCGCCGATGGTGATGAGGACGTACTGGGGAAGGAGCCACACCATGTGGACGTTTGCAGGGGCCGTCATGGGGAAGAGGAAGACgtcggtggtggtgatgacgatgtCGTACACACCGTCCTGGTACACTGCAGCCTCTCCAACTTCCACCTCTTCCACCATCACCTTGTACTCCTGGGGACTGATACGCTGGAACTCCGTCTTTCCCTCCAGGAGCTGGAAGTTGTGGAGGATGGTGTCGTACGTGAGCGTCACGTTGAGCTCGTTGTGCGCAGGCGCCAACACCCGCACCTGTCAGGGCGAACCAACACAACTGAACAACACCAGGAAATCAGGCCCTAAATTTTACAGAATATGTATTTCTAAGGCACCATCAAATAATATTAACAATAACAATGATAATATCAGTAATGATAAATCATTTGAGCAGTGGGGATAGAAGCAACATCTTGGTGAATGACAGACTTGCGCTATGCCCCCCATAACATTCTACAAAAGATATTCATCCAGACACTACTGTGTCCTCTAAGGATTTTGTTGCTAAGGAAATTGTCTTAAGATGAAGTGGCATCTTTAGACGATGCAGCATCTTAAGAAAAACCAGCATCTGAAGATGCTGGATCAATCCCTGCTCGGCTCCAGTGATTTTATCATTGATAAATCACGCTGTTGTGATTGCCTTGTGACTATCAATAATAATAGTAACAAAACTAATAAAAAACTACTTAATAGACCTGTAATAAATGGATCTTATTTATTTGTCAAAAGTATTCAAAAACTTGTTTAATACATTTATGAGTATGTGGAAAGTTGTAAAAATCTGTCTATGATAAAGTTTCAATATttgtaaaagtaaaaataattgcTAGGATATTATCATTCTCTGCCTGAACTGTGTTGTGAAGCATTATACTCGCCCGTTGTTGTGTTTTATTAATGTATTTTACAGTTGACTTGGCGTCATGGTGACACTTTATGAGACACTTTCCAGTTGCTAGTTACTTGAAATGATTAGTGCTGAATCTTTAGTAAAGTCTGCTCTCATTGTTAGCAATTAGCCTTTTTACACCCAAGAAACCCAAGGAGCGGAAATGATTGGGTACGGGGACTCACTTTGGTGTCGGCATCTTCGTCCTTGATGTACTcgagtgtgggagggagagcCAGCACGCCAGTGGAGGTGACAAGGAGTGTTGTCTCATGGGCACCCAGCACCCTCACTCTCACCTGCCTCATGTCTGGGGCGAGGCAGGAGGCTGTCACCttggcctccacctcatcaccatGTGTGACAGTCAAGCTAGGCAGAACCACCTGGCCTCCGCTCTCCACACTCAGCTGACCGGTCTTGACGAAGGGCACCTCCATCACCATCTGGCAAGGCAGTGCGTTGTAAACGTGGATTCTCGCCTGCTCTGGAGGAATGAAAGTCTGTTCCACGCTCATGTTCACCAGTGCGTAGACCAGGAAGGCGATGATGGTGAAGCACATCCCCGCGATCATCCGTGATGTGGTCTTGGTGAGGACGCCAACGCGGGCCAACAAGGGGTAGACCACAAAATCAAAGACCGGAATGAGAGCTAAAACGAGCAGTGGGTTGGCAGTGGGAGACATCTCTGGCGGGATCCTATAGCTGCCCACCTTACCGTCGAGACGTTTGGCCTGGAATATCATACCAGTGAAGGTCTGATAGAAGAGAGCCCAGAAGAGCGGGAAGGTGCAGAACAGCAGAAGGACACGCAAGGTCACCTTCACGTCCAGCAGCAACTGAGCATCAAATTTGTCCTGAGCACGGTCAAGCCAGTGCTGCACAGGCTTTCGGTCCTTATCCCAGGTCTTGCGAACCGCGTATGCAACGCAGTGAACAGTTCTTATCATCATTGTGTCTGGGGGCCCCTCCTTGTACTGCGACCTACCTATAATATTACAAATACATAACAGATAATAGAGATGATGTGAGAGAATTAAAACACACAGACATCACATTAActttatatatcaatgagaaaatccacgagGACAATAAGGTGGACGCGAACGTACGACCTTGGCGTTGCCAAGGCGCATACTCTACTACTAGACCAGCGTTGACTTGTTAAAGTTatacaaccggatttctactgCAATCGCAGGATGTCTGGAggcccctactgaagccagtccaaattTTACGTATAACCCACAATcactcgggtggaagggcagagtggtcccacaccttatgccccaacttcagatacacatagTGTGTTTCTGTGGCTTTTATGTAAAAccgggactggcttcagtaggggcctccagacttcctgtgatttcagtagaaatccggttgtatgCCTTTTGCAAGTCAGTGGTGGTCTAGTGGTAGTGTATGCGGCTTGGCAAATGCCAAGGTTGTACGTTCTTGTCCTCTTCATTGCCCTAGGGAATTTTCTCATTTTCTGAGACAATTAATTCCACAGCTGACTAATGGTGTACATTGTGTGCACTACAGTAGGGAAATCAGCTTGTGAATGCAAGAGTACACACACTACGGTTGTATACAATACGCGTGCAGAACCACATATTGGTTCTAAAATCATTATGTATGGACTTGGGTCTATCATGTTGGGTCTCTGATGAGCCTACATTACCAGCAGGCCATTGCTATCACGAGGGTTGTTGTGCATTaaaactgtaacttgcttagcttatTGAatagtggggttcagtccctgaacccattatgtgcctctgtaaccctttccactataccgtccacaggacgggtatgtggtgcataattaatgaactaaTCTAACTAACTGTCCAGTTATGATTAATTAGATCGAGTTAAACATCCTTGTCCTAGAAGCAATCAATAGTCAAGGAGTTGGCCATTGTATTTGGTGTGCAGTATGACTTTTCTGTCTACGCACAGTGAGAGCGAAGGTAAGGAGACCCATCTTGAATTTCCCAACGACCGCCAAGTCCATAGCCTACAAGCTAGGGGGAGGGGACATGGATAAGGATAAGTCTACAGGCTAGGGACAAGCCTACGAAAAGGCAAGTGGGACAATCACGTAGGCGCAAGTCTACGTGATTGTGGGAGGCATCAGTGCCTCTTCCTCAATGGTCAAATTCATAGATCTGACAGCTGGTTCCCCATGAATGCTTGAGAGGTCCCAAAAAAGCCCGCCAAAGCATCCCTTCTGCCCCTAAAGTTTGCCTAAGCCAGACGTGTGAGGTCTTACT
Above is a window of Procambarus clarkii isolate CNS0578487 chromosome 11, FALCON_Pclarkii_2.0, whole genome shotgun sequence DNA encoding:
- the LOC138363443 gene encoding peptide transporter family 1-like isoform X1; amino-acid sequence: MAYGGSRSGWAVMMAYPRGATVILVFCLLERLVYYGLFGGAVFYMQRMLGFTSSSATTVKAIMEGLVYIAPIAGATLADVYLGKARTVFLMCCGYTVGAAMFTLSSVTPIMASFNASKFTGVLGMLALGICAGLMKAVYSSLGADQFKVPEQREQQKRFFYAFYWMVNAGTFAGLFITAQIRDSVQCFGDDCYFLSYIIMAGLMVVSTVIFAAGRSQYKEGPPDTMMIRTVHCVAYAVRKTWDKDRKPVQHWLDRAQDKFDAQLLLDVKVTLRVLLLFCTFPLFWALFYQTFTGMIFQAKRLDGKVGSYRIPPEMSPTANPLLVLALIPVFDFVVYPLLARVGVLTKTTSRMIAGMCFTIIAFLVYALVNMSVEQTFIPPEQARIHVYNALPCQMVMEVPFVKTGQLSVESGGQVVLPSLTVTHGDEVEAKVTASCLAPDMRQVRVRVLGAHETTLLVTSTGVLALPPTLEYIKDEDADTKVRVLAPAHNELNVTLTYDTILHNFQLLEGKTEFQRISPQEYKVMVEEVEVGEAAVYQDGVYDIVITTTDVFLFPMTAPANVHMVWLLPQYVLITIGDVLFTVSGMDFAYSQAPMAMKSSLQAANLFTITAGLWLFAGLTSLSSATGAFKHRASHEAFFYACLMSVNTIIFFMLIRRNKKSRLRTPVWRHTQVNPVCEPINN
- the LOC138363443 gene encoding peptide transporter family 1-like isoform X2; protein product: MCCGYTVGAAMFTLSSVTPIMASFNASKFTGVLGMLALGICAGLMKAVYSSLGADQFKVPEQREQQKRFFYAFYWMVNAGTFAGLFITAQIRDSVQCFGDDCYFLSYIIMAGLMVVSTVIFAAGRSQYKEGPPDTMMIRTVHCVAYAVRKTWDKDRKPVQHWLDRAQDKFDAQLLLDVKVTLRVLLLFCTFPLFWALFYQTFTGMIFQAKRLDGKVGSYRIPPEMSPTANPLLVLALIPVFDFVVYPLLARVGVLTKTTSRMIAGMCFTIIAFLVYALVNMSVEQTFIPPEQARIHVYNALPCQMVMEVPFVKTGQLSVESGGQVVLPSLTVTHGDEVEAKVTASCLAPDMRQVRVRVLGAHETTLLVTSTGVLALPPTLEYIKDEDADTKVRVLAPAHNELNVTLTYDTILHNFQLLEGKTEFQRISPQEYKVMVEEVEVGEAAVYQDGVYDIVITTTDVFLFPMTAPANVHMVWLLPQYVLITIGDVLFTVSGMDFAYSQAPMAMKSSLQAANLFTITAGLWLFAGLTSLSSATGAFKHRASHEAFFYACLMSVNTIIFFMLIRRNKKSRLRTPVWRHTQVNPVCEPINN